A single Nitrosospira multiformis ATCC 25196 DNA region contains:
- a CDS encoding mannose-1-phosphate guanylyltransferase/mannose-6-phosphate isomerase translates to MQSLVPIVLSGGSGTRLWPLSRQKYPKQLLSFIGEDSLLQATLRRMEGLTDVELGAPLVICNEEYRFVIAEQLRLMGTKGNILLEPVGRNTAPALTLAALAAMRDGGDPVLLVMPADHVIVDVPCFQMAIRAGMGLAAGGAVVTFGITPDSPETGYGYIEAGEALGKGGASRIARFVEKPDRATAQTYLETGSYFWNSGLFMMTASVWLAVIDACRPDISTACRAAWEKGVVDGDFLRVNKEEFLRCPSDSIDYAVMERLAHDDSLPAGVFIPLSAGWSDVGSWDSLWQVLPKDHQGNVSQGDVLLNDCRNVLALSEHRLVACVGIEDMVVIETPDAILVAHMNKTQHVKKIVDDLKRKGRPESELHRKVFRPWGWYDGVDSGERFQVKRIVVKPGASLSLQMHHHRAEHWIVVHGTAQVTRGDTTYLVSENESTFIPLGTRHRLQNPGCVPLEMIEVQSGSYLGEDDIVRFEDVYGRKES, encoded by the coding sequence ATGCAATCATTGGTTCCCATTGTCCTCTCCGGCGGGTCCGGAACCCGCCTGTGGCCTCTTTCACGCCAGAAATATCCGAAACAGCTCCTGTCTTTTATCGGTGAAGACTCGCTGTTGCAAGCAACCCTCCGCCGCATGGAAGGACTCACCGATGTCGAGCTTGGAGCGCCTCTCGTCATTTGCAACGAGGAGTACCGCTTTGTCATCGCCGAGCAACTGCGGCTCATGGGAACAAAAGGGAATATTCTGCTCGAACCAGTGGGACGTAATACTGCCCCCGCACTTACACTGGCTGCACTTGCGGCAATGCGGGATGGAGGCGATCCGGTTCTGCTGGTGATGCCGGCAGATCATGTGATCGTTGATGTGCCCTGTTTTCAAATGGCCATTCGCGCAGGTATGGGGCTGGCGGCGGGGGGTGCAGTGGTAACATTTGGAATCACGCCGGATTCGCCGGAAACAGGCTATGGCTATATTGAAGCCGGTGAGGCATTGGGAAAGGGTGGAGCAAGCCGGATAGCGCGCTTTGTTGAAAAACCCGATCGTGCCACCGCACAAACATATCTCGAGACTGGCTCCTATTTCTGGAACAGCGGCCTATTCATGATGACGGCTTCGGTATGGCTTGCTGTCATAGACGCCTGTCGTCCCGATATTTCAACCGCTTGTCGTGCAGCCTGGGAGAAGGGGGTGGTCGATGGCGATTTTTTACGTGTCAACAAGGAAGAGTTTCTGCGTTGTCCGAGCGATTCGATTGATTATGCCGTAATGGAGCGCCTCGCCCACGATGACTCTTTGCCGGCCGGCGTATTCATTCCGCTCTCCGCGGGATGGTCCGATGTGGGGTCCTGGGACTCCTTATGGCAGGTTCTGCCCAAGGATCATCAAGGCAACGTGTCTCAAGGCGATGTGCTGTTGAATGATTGCCGCAACGTATTGGCCTTGTCGGAGCATCGGCTCGTGGCCTGCGTGGGGATCGAAGACATGGTGGTGATTGAAACCCCAGATGCCATCCTCGTGGCTCACATGAACAAAACCCAGCATGTAAAGAAAATCGTGGACGACCTCAAACGCAAAGGCCGGCCGGAGAGCGAACTGCACCGAAAGGTATTCCGTCCCTGGGGGTGGTATGACGGAGTCGATTCGGGTGAGCGTTTCCAGGTAAAGCGGATCGTTGTCAAGCCAGGCGCTTCGTTGTCGCTTCAGATGCACCATCATCGTGCCGAGCATTGGATCGTCGTACATGGAACTGCACAGGTAACGCGTGGCGATACGACTTATCTTGTGTCGGAAAATGAATCTACTTTCATACCATTGGGCACGCGGCATCGTTTGCAGAATCCTGGTTGCGTTCCATTGGAGATGATAGAGGTTCAGTCGGGTTCATATTTGGGAGAAGACGACATCGTGCGATTCGAGGATGTTTACGGAAGAAAGGAAAGCTGA
- a CDS encoding polysaccharide lyase, translating into MVRVTTLVLCFALTFPFSFAYADIVFDGRLSKGDFSGYRALEANGTRFGGALASNGIPSRLDRVRDPAGSGQLVMRATHIDGDLPIYGGYRSELSTFHDPIGSERWYSWGYYLPETFATAKNNVVIAQIHNTPDIMETNSRNPTLAVLVQGERIKLINVFDYDKITAPAGTRPTVGVDYERRELASWDLHPGRWTFLDLHVKWAGNDTGFLEFWKDGTLLFQEKNHINTFNDERGVWFKSGLYDWSPSPDPVSTYFSGVIIRDEKEMFQSMLMSRMLESNISLNPLLRWSVEQDLRDMIGDAIARRMLRPAENLIYKHNETLHDAVTGDGKEMFQSMSVSLVPEPDIYLMMLVGGAAIGFFTYKRRTTLLTENPVPA; encoded by the coding sequence ATGGTCAGGGTTACAACGCTTGTTTTATGTTTTGCTTTAACGTTTCCTTTTAGTTTCGCCTATGCTGATATAGTTTTCGATGGAAGATTAAGTAAAGGGGATTTTTCCGGTTATCGGGCGCTCGAAGCCAATGGAACGCGTTTCGGTGGTGCCTTGGCTTCTAACGGTATTCCATCCCGGCTGGACCGTGTCCGTGATCCAGCGGGTTCCGGTCAGTTGGTAATGCGGGCAACTCATATTGACGGCGATCTGCCTATATATGGAGGTTATCGCTCAGAATTGAGCACCTTCCATGATCCCATTGGTTCCGAACGGTGGTACTCCTGGGGCTACTATCTTCCGGAAACGTTTGCCACAGCGAAAAATAATGTCGTTATAGCGCAGATCCATAATACCCCTGATATTATGGAGACTAATAGTCGGAATCCTACTCTTGCAGTGCTGGTTCAGGGTGAGAGGATAAAGCTCATAAATGTATTCGATTACGACAAGATTACCGCGCCAGCAGGTACTCGCCCAACCGTCGGGGTTGATTATGAACGCCGGGAATTGGCCTCTTGGGATCTTCATCCTGGACGTTGGACGTTTTTAGACTTGCACGTAAAGTGGGCTGGGAACGATACGGGTTTTCTCGAATTCTGGAAAGACGGGACACTGCTTTTCCAGGAGAAAAATCACATCAACACTTTCAATGACGAACGGGGCGTATGGTTCAAGAGCGGGCTATACGATTGGTCACCGAGTCCCGACCCTGTTTCCACCTATTTCTCTGGAGTGATCATCAGGGACGAAAAAGAAATGTTTCAGTCCATGTTAATGTCCCGCATGCTTGAATCAAACATTTCTCTGAATCCACTTCTGCGCTGGAGCGTGGAACAGGACTTAAGAGACATGATAGGGGATGCCATTGCGCGCCGGATGCTCCGGCCAGCGGAGAACCTGATCTACAAGCATAATGAAACGCTTCATGATGCCGTCACCGGAGACGGAAAGGAAATGTTCCAGTCTATGTCAGTGTCCCTCGTGCCTGAGCCCGACATTTATTTGATGATGCTGGTCGGCGGGGCAGCCATCGGTTTCTTCACGTATAAGCGTCGAACGACCTTGCTAACAGAGAATCCTGTGCCAGCATGA
- the galE gene encoding UDP-glucose 4-epimerase GalE yields MILVTGGAGYIGSHTCLELLNAGLDVTVFDNFCNSHPEALRRVERITGKKLRVVQGDCRDRSSVTKALHESQATAVIHFAGLKAVGESVKQPLAYYDNNVVGTLRLLEAMNECGVKTLVFSSSATVYGEPRRLPLTEDHPLSATNPYGRSKLMIEEILRDVYRSDSSWRCAILRYFNPVGAHPSGLIGEDPRGTPDNLMPFVAQVAIGRREYLNVWGNDYPTPDGTGVRDYIHVVDLALGHLKALEALENPEVRNAEAVDRQGGCLTVNLGTGTGYSVLEMIRAFEKASGQKVSYRIASRRPGDIASCYAEPGLASDLLGWRAKRGLEEMCVDTWHWQNQNPEGYGSESSHLD; encoded by the coding sequence ATGATCCTTGTTACCGGCGGCGCAGGCTATATAGGTTCCCACACCTGCCTGGAATTACTGAACGCAGGTCTTGATGTCACTGTATTCGACAATTTTTGTAATAGCCATCCTGAAGCATTAAGACGGGTTGAGCGCATCACCGGAAAGAAGCTGCGCGTTGTGCAAGGCGACTGCCGTGACCGCTCCTCCGTGACCAAAGCCCTCCATGAGAGTCAGGCGACCGCGGTTATCCACTTCGCCGGTCTTAAAGCGGTGGGAGAGTCGGTGAAGCAGCCCCTGGCTTACTACGATAATAATGTTGTTGGTACGCTCCGCTTGCTGGAGGCGATGAATGAGTGTGGAGTGAAAACTCTGGTATTCAGTTCCTCTGCTACTGTTTACGGTGAGCCAAGGCGGCTACCGTTAACCGAAGATCATCCCCTCTCTGCCACGAATCCCTACGGACGGAGCAAACTGATGATCGAAGAAATTCTGCGCGATGTATATCGCAGTGATTCTTCCTGGCGCTGCGCCATCCTCAGGTATTTCAATCCTGTTGGAGCACATCCCAGCGGTCTGATCGGTGAAGATCCCAGAGGAACTCCTGATAATCTCATGCCCTTTGTGGCCCAGGTTGCCATTGGCCGTCGGGAGTATCTGAACGTGTGGGGCAATGACTATCCGACGCCGGATGGAACGGGCGTACGCGATTACATTCATGTCGTGGACTTGGCGTTAGGTCATCTCAAAGCCCTCGAAGCTCTGGAGAATCCGGAAGTGCGCAATGCAGAGGCCGTTGACAGGCAAGGAGGATGCCTGACGGTAAACCTCGGGACCGGGACGGGCTATAGTGTGCTGGAAATGATAAGGGCTTTTGAAAAGGCGAGTGGGCAAAAGGTATCATACAGAATTGCTTCCCGCCGCCCGGGGGATATTGCCTCATGCTATGCTGAGCCCGGACTCGCATCCGATCTCCTCGGCTGGCGGGCAAAGCGAGGGCTGGAAGAAATGTGCGTTGACACCTGGCACTGGCAGAACCAGAATCCCGAGGGATATGGAAGCGAGAGTTCACATTTGGACTAG
- a CDS encoding FxDxF family PEP-CTERM protein has translation MTKFPVKHAIAVAVLAGASMGAQADTMTDLGTLSTSTPTTFSGIVGPTHAGFSDIFTFTPQEPNFGAGATVVNLPLSFGGFSFDTALATMSLVSAGADGIAGNSDDSVLQSVVLPSPGNSQDSLTLHWDTPMSGLHYLNITGVAVGSEGGIYSGAIAAAIPEPETYAMLLAGLGLMGAVVRRRGMRKTS, from the coding sequence ATGACTAAATTTCCAGTGAAACACGCTATTGCAGTTGCGGTTCTCGCGGGGGCGAGTATGGGTGCCCAAGCGGATACGATGACGGATCTCGGCACGCTATCCACGTCTACTCCCACGACTTTCTCGGGGATCGTAGGGCCCACTCATGCGGGTTTTAGCGATATCTTCACGTTTACACCGCAGGAGCCCAATTTTGGTGCTGGAGCAACGGTAGTAAACCTTCCGCTCAGCTTTGGCGGATTTAGCTTTGATACAGCCCTTGCCACCATGTCGCTTGTTTCAGCGGGCGCCGATGGGATAGCTGGTAATAGCGACGATAGCGTTCTACAGTCCGTTGTGCTTCCCTCACCCGGCAACAGTCAAGATAGCCTGACCCTGCATTGGGACACTCCCATGTCAGGTTTGCACTATCTTAATATTACCGGTGTGGCAGTTGGCAGCGAGGGTGGTATATATAGTGGCGCAATTGCTGCAGCGATACCTGAACCCGAAACATATGCGATGCTTCTGGCTGGTTTGGGGCTCATGGGCGCCGTCGTTCGTCGCCGGGGAATGCGCAAAACTTCATAA
- a CDS encoding DUF354 domain-containing protein, translating to MRIWFELTNSPHVNMFAAMIRDLEQDHEIIITSRPLANTIDLLDLHGFKHEVVGLHYGGRLTAKLLGFPVRVMQLRQFLAKRQIDVAISQSSFHSPGVSRLLGVPSIYMNDNEHALGNIPAFICASKIMVPEFLSLGKLKKQGANPRKVIHYPGVKEGIYLWELDARLSKEGGWQRKAKSRKVVYVRPEPWTAQYYKGKRNFLDDLLLGMQDHVDVVLLPRGKEQSIHYQKPQFSRIRVVATALDIADIAPDCDLFIGAGGTMTREMAVLGIPTISVYQDELLDVDRYLLKVGAFAHKPELMVEDALRYLELTESRPPNRELLEKGKTAYDMIKNEVLNS from the coding sequence ATGCGAATCTGGTTCGAACTCACGAATTCACCTCATGTGAACATGTTCGCGGCAATGATCCGCGACCTTGAACAAGATCATGAAATAATCATCACTTCGCGGCCGCTGGCAAACACGATTGATTTGCTGGACCTTCATGGATTCAAGCATGAAGTGGTGGGACTTCATTACGGTGGCAGATTGACCGCCAAACTGCTGGGCTTCCCAGTGCGGGTGATGCAACTGCGGCAATTTCTGGCCAAACGGCAGATAGACGTTGCTATCTCTCAGAGTTCGTTCCATTCCCCGGGTGTTTCCCGTTTGCTGGGTGTGCCTTCTATTTATATGAATGATAATGAGCATGCGCTGGGAAATATTCCAGCCTTTATCTGCGCAAGCAAGATCATGGTGCCCGAATTCCTGAGCTTAGGGAAATTGAAGAAGCAGGGAGCCAATCCTCGGAAAGTGATCCATTATCCTGGCGTAAAAGAGGGCATCTATCTATGGGAACTGGATGCGCGCTTGTCAAAGGAGGGAGGTTGGCAAAGAAAGGCTAAATCGCGCAAAGTCGTCTATGTCCGCCCCGAGCCCTGGACTGCCCAATATTACAAGGGAAAACGAAATTTTCTCGACGATCTTCTGCTGGGTATGCAGGATCATGTGGACGTTGTGTTGCTGCCACGGGGTAAGGAACAGAGCATTCACTACCAGAAACCTCAGTTCTCGCGCATACGTGTGGTAGCCACCGCGCTTGATATCGCGGATATTGCTCCTGATTGCGACCTTTTCATAGGAGCAGGCGGGACGATGACCCGTGAAATGGCAGTACTTGGCATTCCAACCATTTCTGTCTACCAGGATGAGTTACTGGATGTAGATCGCTATTTGCTGAAGGTGGGAGCATTTGCACACAAACCCGAACTGATGGTTGAGGACGCCTTGCGCTACCTGGAACTGACTGAAAGCCGTCCGCCGAATCGCGAACTGCTTGAAAAAGGGAAAACGGCTTACGATATGATCAAAAATGAAGTTCTGAACAGTTAA
- the wecB gene encoding non-hydrolyzing UDP-N-acetylglucosamine 2-epimerase → MKKIYLVAGARPNFMKIAPVVRALQTRKCLEFKIIHTGQHYDREMNDVFFEELGIPQPDVFMAAGGGTHAQQTARIMMAFEEFCEADPPDAVLVVGDVNSTLACSIVAKKLHIPVAHVEAGLRSGDITMPEEVNRIVTDSISDWFFVTEPSGIDHLKREGKPDSAIHYVGHVMIDNLLYQLEKLEDHDISSLETSPFKAKLAINGSRYGVVTLHRPSNVDNVEMITRLCGALREIAVELPLIFPVHPRTRGNLEKFGIELGPNITLLGPQAYMPFLNLWKDAAVVLTDSGGLQEETTALGVPCVTLRDNTERPITVEEGSNVLAGTDPVRIIGEVRKILHGEGKRSQRPHLWDGKAAERIVDVLVREVSQA, encoded by the coding sequence ATGAAAAAAATTTATCTTGTTGCCGGAGCTCGTCCCAATTTCATGAAAATTGCGCCGGTCGTGCGCGCTTTGCAGACTCGCAAGTGTCTGGAATTTAAGATTATTCATACTGGCCAGCATTACGACAGGGAGATGAATGACGTTTTCTTTGAAGAACTCGGCATCCCCCAGCCGGATGTTTTCATGGCTGCGGGTGGCGGAACTCATGCGCAACAGACCGCAAGGATCATGATGGCATTCGAAGAGTTTTGTGAGGCTGATCCCCCGGATGCTGTGCTGGTGGTAGGGGATGTGAACTCGACACTGGCCTGTTCCATTGTAGCCAAAAAGTTGCATATACCCGTGGCTCACGTGGAGGCAGGTTTAAGGAGCGGCGATATCACGATGCCGGAGGAAGTCAACCGTATCGTTACCGATAGCATTTCCGACTGGTTTTTCGTGACTGAGCCCAGTGGAATAGATCATTTGAAGCGGGAAGGAAAGCCGGATTCCGCCATTCATTACGTTGGCCACGTGATGATCGATAATTTACTGTACCAGCTCGAAAAGCTGGAGGACCATGATATTTCAAGTCTTGAAACAAGCCCCTTCAAGGCGAAGCTTGCGATCAACGGAAGTCGTTATGGAGTCGTGACTCTCCACCGGCCGAGCAATGTGGATAACGTCGAGATGATAACCCGGCTGTGTGGTGCGCTGCGGGAGATTGCCGTGGAATTGCCCCTGATTTTTCCGGTTCATCCCCGGACGCGGGGGAATCTGGAAAAGTTTGGCATTGAGCTGGGGCCGAACATCACGCTGCTGGGACCGCAGGCATACATGCCTTTTCTTAATTTATGGAAAGACGCCGCCGTGGTGCTGACCGACAGTGGAGGATTACAGGAAGAAACCACTGCTCTCGGGGTGCCTTGCGTTACTCTTCGCGATAATACCGAACGTCCCATCACTGTGGAAGAGGGGTCCAACGTTTTGGCTGGTACCGATCCGGTCCGCATCATTGGCGAAGTACGAAAGATATTGCATGGAGAAGGCAAGCGCAGCCAACGGCCCCATCTATGGGATGGAAAAGCGGCTGAACGGATAGTGGATGTGCTGGTGAGGGAAGTAAGTCAGGCGTAA
- a CDS encoding class I SAM-dependent methyltransferase, which translates to MQNPRRICVADPNHRLSQKRFTRNSRDIFICPDCGCIMADVDFDHDQYESGDYYTMQHKTVQSIEEVWGFRWRYILDQILKINGRSSLLDVGAGNGYFVALASREFSFDASGLEISQEEVQFAADVLNIGLIREDLTQHNLDYDVVTCLNVLEHVVDPQLFLSHLVNRVKPGGLLVITTPNPACIHRKVKGLKNWNMIAPPHHINLFTKESLYILLMRYGLIQLDYQTISTYVNFVRGFDTENLLLRRLFFNLLKIFDLGADHFFIVKKPSQC; encoded by the coding sequence ATGCAGAATCCCCGTAGAATTTGCGTGGCTGATCCTAATCATCGCTTAAGTCAAAAAAGATTTACCAGAAATTCCAGAGACATATTTATTTGTCCTGATTGTGGCTGCATCATGGCTGATGTTGACTTCGATCATGATCAATATGAGTCTGGAGATTACTATACCATGCAGCATAAAACAGTACAAAGTATCGAGGAAGTATGGGGATTCAGATGGCGCTATATTCTAGATCAGATTTTGAAAATTAATGGGCGTTCATCCTTGCTCGATGTGGGTGCGGGCAATGGATATTTTGTGGCTTTAGCTTCGAGAGAATTTTCTTTTGATGCGAGCGGATTAGAAATATCGCAAGAAGAAGTCCAATTTGCTGCGGACGTCTTAAACATCGGGCTTATTAGAGAAGATCTTACTCAACATAATCTCGACTATGACGTAGTTACTTGTCTGAATGTATTGGAACACGTAGTAGATCCTCAACTGTTTTTATCCCATCTGGTAAACCGGGTTAAGCCTGGTGGGCTTCTGGTTATTACTACACCTAATCCCGCTTGTATTCATCGAAAGGTAAAGGGATTAAAAAACTGGAATATGATAGCGCCTCCCCATCATATTAATCTTTTTACAAAAGAATCCCTGTACATTCTCTTGATGCGCTACGGCCTAATACAACTCGATTACCAAACGATAAGTACTTATGTGAACTTTGTAAGAGGATTTGACACCGAGAATCTCCTTCTCAGACGATTATTTTTCAATTTGCTAAAGATATTCGATCTCGGCGCTGATCATTTTTTCATTGTTAAAAAGCCATCTCAATGTTAG
- a CDS encoding Gfo/Idh/MocA family protein, translating into MVRLAVVGLGKMGLSHYAMINAHPDVKVEAVCDSTGYVLDVLNKYTGVRTYTDFDVMLRDIELDAVIIATPSRSHGQMVEVALNENLHVFCEKPFCLDITEGERLARIAAERGLVNQVGYHNRFVGAFQEVKRLLDAGAIGAVTHVLAEAYGPVVLKPKGSTWRTQRTEGGGCLYDYAAHPINLVNWYLGAPQSVGGSVLNKIFSKDTEDEVFSTLYYEEGKSVQISVNWSDESYRKMTTKVTIWGTQGRIYADRQECQVYIRDGVNIPAGYQRGWNVRYTTDLTEAVWFYLRGEEYSAQLDYFVRCIEEKEGGGNINSFEEAVITDRVMSMMVADAEKRPPVTSGIAPRQAPGKKFGLLFGGRKAVS; encoded by the coding sequence ATGGTGCGTCTCGCAGTGGTAGGTTTGGGCAAAATGGGTTTATCGCATTACGCCATGATCAACGCCCATCCGGATGTGAAAGTCGAAGCGGTATGCGACTCGACCGGTTACGTTCTGGATGTTCTCAACAAATACACCGGCGTTCGCACTTATACGGATTTCGATGTCATGTTGCGCGATATCGAGTTGGATGCGGTAATCATCGCTACCCCTTCCCGTTCGCACGGGCAGATGGTCGAGGTGGCGCTCAATGAAAATCTCCACGTTTTTTGCGAGAAGCCCTTTTGCCTCGATATAACAGAAGGTGAGAGACTTGCCCGCATCGCAGCCGAGAGGGGCCTGGTCAATCAGGTGGGTTACCACAACCGCTTTGTAGGGGCCTTTCAGGAAGTGAAGCGCTTGCTCGATGCAGGGGCAATCGGTGCTGTCACGCATGTGCTGGCCGAGGCGTATGGCCCGGTTGTGCTCAAACCCAAGGGTTCCACCTGGCGCACCCAGCGCACCGAGGGGGGCGGATGCCTGTACGATTACGCGGCCCATCCGATCAACCTCGTAAATTGGTACCTCGGCGCGCCTCAAAGCGTGGGGGGGTCGGTATTGAATAAAATTTTCTCCAAAGACACGGAAGATGAGGTATTCAGTACGTTGTATTACGAGGAGGGAAAGAGTGTCCAGATCTCGGTGAACTGGAGCGATGAATCCTACCGCAAGATGACTACAAAAGTGACTATCTGGGGAACTCAGGGGCGCATATACGCTGATCGCCAGGAATGCCAGGTGTATATCCGCGATGGCGTGAATATTCCTGCTGGGTATCAGCGAGGATGGAACGTGCGTTATACGACAGATTTGACTGAAGCGGTATGGTTTTATCTGCGCGGCGAGGAATACTCGGCGCAGCTGGATTACTTTGTGCGCTGTATCGAAGAGAAGGAGGGGGGTGGCAATATCAATTCCTTCGAAGAAGCCGTGATAACGGATCGGGTGATGTCAATGATGGTTGCCGATGCAGAAAAGCGCCCTCCCGTTACATCTGGCATCGCGCCCCGGCAGGCGCCGGGAAAGAAGTTCGGCCTGCTATTTGGCGGTCGCAAGGCAGTGAGCTAA
- a CDS encoding glycosyltransferase family 4 protein, with product MNKGKISLMLGTDSTGRGGIASVVTLLQEEGFLDQQNVKYITSHREGTHFKKLAIMFSATGKVLWYCMFAKPAIVHVHSASGASFIRKSIFLAVARLFRCQTVFHLHGGRFPHFASEESGVLLKWWIRRTLERSSTVIALSESWAAFLSTCAPAAAIQIVPNSVRLAKISSKQRGEAGRILFLGHVGKGKGIFELLKALSLLKDSLPYIRLVVCGDGCLDSVQKMADELGIASNVEFRGWVDASQKAEELARASVFVLPSHDEGLPMAMLEAMAAERAIIVTPVGGIPEVIRDRENGLLVPPRDADALAQALKEVLENPLLRQMLAENALRTIESRFSTPVILGQLSLLYERLRGGSRGEVVAFIK from the coding sequence ATGAATAAAGGAAAGATATCTCTTATGCTCGGAACGGACTCAACTGGCAGGGGAGGTATAGCATCTGTCGTTACCTTACTGCAGGAAGAGGGCTTTCTCGATCAGCAAAATGTCAAATACATTACTTCACACCGGGAGGGAACACACTTTAAAAAGTTAGCAATCATGTTTTCCGCTACTGGCAAAGTGCTGTGGTATTGCATGTTTGCCAAACCAGCCATCGTTCACGTCCACTCGGCCTCAGGTGCAAGTTTTATCAGAAAATCGATTTTTCTTGCTGTCGCCAGATTGTTCCGCTGCCAGACAGTTTTTCATTTGCACGGAGGTCGGTTTCCTCATTTTGCTTCAGAGGAATCGGGAGTACTGCTGAAATGGTGGATTCGGCGGACTCTTGAGAGGAGTTCCACAGTTATTGCATTATCAGAAAGCTGGGCAGCTTTTCTCTCAACCTGCGCCCCTGCGGCCGCTATCCAGATTGTTCCCAATTCTGTCAGGCTTGCTAAGATATCTTCAAAACAGAGGGGGGAGGCCGGGCGGATACTGTTCTTGGGGCACGTGGGAAAGGGGAAAGGAATATTCGAACTGTTAAAGGCTTTATCCCTACTGAAGGATTCACTGCCGTATATCAGGTTAGTTGTTTGCGGAGATGGATGCCTTGATTCTGTGCAAAAGATGGCAGATGAACTGGGCATTGCCTCCAATGTGGAGTTTCGTGGCTGGGTGGATGCAAGTCAAAAAGCGGAAGAACTCGCTCGTGCATCGGTTTTCGTGCTTCCCTCTCATGATGAAGGTCTGCCAATGGCTATGCTTGAAGCAATGGCGGCTGAACGGGCGATTATTGTAACTCCCGTGGGGGGGATACCAGAAGTGATCAGGGATAGAGAAAATGGCTTACTCGTTCCGCCCCGAGATGCCGATGCTCTGGCACAGGCTTTAAAGGAGGTACTGGAAAACCCTCTTCTCCGCCAGATGCTGGCAGAAAATGCGCTTAGAACGATTGAAAGCCGGTTTAGCACTCCTGTTATCCTGGGTCAACTTTCTCTACTTTATGAGCGGTTACGAGGAGGCAGCAGGGGGGAAGTAGTTGCATTCATAAAATGA
- a CDS encoding FkbM family methyltransferase — MNKVFAPLKRISVSVGKRLAPDAYALFKFKSLGRDFHEPELRLLPYLCDSRKTSLDIGASEGLYMAHLLKLSAYCIAFEARPGQAARLKSILTRVTHRASVESVALSDSTGETKLRTLVEDPGRSTIEISNLLEDEDGSNLTEVTVPVRRLDDYALDNVGFAKIDVEGHELAVLKGGEDTVRRHRPSLLIEIEDRHRKNAIRDVTDFLADLDYSGFFILNDLVRPLNEFDRELHQDSRNIGGWKSHWERKGVYINNFIFVPSEKRQEFTRFVLREKW; from the coding sequence ATGAACAAAGTCTTTGCACCGTTGAAGCGAATTTCAGTATCCGTGGGGAAGAGGCTTGCCCCAGATGCTTACGCTCTATTCAAGTTCAAATCCCTGGGTCGTGATTTTCACGAACCTGAACTTCGATTGCTGCCGTATCTTTGTGATTCTCGGAAGACATCGCTCGATATCGGAGCATCTGAAGGCTTATACATGGCGCACCTGCTCAAGCTTTCCGCATACTGTATTGCCTTTGAGGCGCGGCCTGGGCAGGCGGCTCGCTTAAAGTCCATACTTACGCGCGTAACGCATCGTGCATCTGTTGAATCCGTAGCGCTTTCTGATTCGACGGGCGAGACCAAACTCAGGACTCTTGTGGAAGACCCGGGCCGTAGCACGATCGAGATAAGTAATCTCCTTGAAGATGAAGACGGTAGCAATTTGACCGAAGTGACTGTTCCAGTTCGCAGACTGGATGATTATGCGCTCGACAATGTCGGCTTCGCAAAAATTGATGTGGAAGGGCACGAGCTTGCGGTATTGAAGGGGGGTGAGGATACAGTGCGCAGGCATCGTCCCTCACTTCTTATTGAGATTGAGGATCGCCACAGAAAAAACGCGATTAGAGACGTAACCGATTTTCTTGCGGATCTCGATTATTCTGGTTTTTTCATTTTGAATGATCTGGTGCGCCCGTTAAACGAATTTGACAGGGAACTGCATCAAGACAGTAGAAACATCGGCGGCTGGAAGAGTCATTGGGAAAGAAAAGGGGTTTATATTAACAATTTCATTTTCGTGCCTTCAGAAAAGCGACAAGAGTTCACTCGGTTTGTTCTGCGTGAAAAATGGTAA